A single genomic interval of Zunongwangia sp. HGR-M22 harbors:
- a CDS encoding MerR family transcriptional regulator — MELIKQSFSIKDLENLSGIKAHTIRMWEKRYNILTPQRTKTNIRMYDSSCLQKILNISFLNENGYKISRISKLTEEEISGMVHRITSSISEENRAINQFKMAMMNFDENLFNQTYNSLLKKKSFKAIFNDIFLPLLNEVGLLWQTDTIKPIHEHYIVDLIKQKLYLNIADIKASKEATKEDIFILFLPENEIHDLSILYIQYLLLHSGYQTIFLGPSLPLSNMKFLLERYSNVKFLSYCTIAPLNIEDFIQEFQEIICEHRPYELNLFGHKTNNIKEMPLPENIKFHQELDNFIKTL; from the coding sequence ATGGAATTAATCAAACAAAGCTTTAGCATAAAAGATCTCGAAAACCTTAGTGGTATCAAAGCACATACCATAAGGATGTGGGAGAAACGCTATAATATTTTAACACCACAGCGTACAAAAACTAACATACGCATGTATGATAGTTCTTGTCTACAAAAGATTTTGAATATCTCTTTCCTTAACGAAAATGGATACAAAATATCGCGAATTTCTAAATTAACGGAAGAAGAAATTTCGGGAATGGTTCATCGAATTACTTCTAGCATAAGCGAAGAAAATCGAGCTATCAATCAATTTAAGATGGCTATGATGAATTTTGACGAAAACCTTTTCAATCAAACCTATAACTCTTTATTAAAAAAGAAGAGTTTTAAAGCTATATTTAACGACATCTTTTTACCTCTTTTAAATGAGGTCGGGCTCTTGTGGCAAACCGATACTATAAAACCAATACACGAACATTATATTGTCGATTTGATAAAACAAAAATTATATCTCAATATAGCAGATATAAAAGCTTCAAAAGAAGCTACCAAAGAAGATATTTTTATATTGTTCCTACCAGAAAATGAAATACACGATTTAAGTATTCTGTATATTCAATATTTACTATTGCACTCAGGCTATCAAACTATATTTCTTGGTCCAAGCTTACCACTTTCTAATATGAAATTTCTATTGGAGCGCTATTCCAATGTAAAGTTTCTGAGCTATTGCACTATTGCTCCGCTGAATATTGAAGATTTCATACAAGAATTTCAAGAAATTATATGCGAACATCGCCCATACGAACTTAATTTATTTGGACACAAAACAAACAACATAAAAGAAATGCCTTTACCCGAAAATATAAAATTTCACCAAGAGTTAGATAACTTTATAAAAACCCTTTAA
- a CDS encoding Y4yA family PLP-dependent enzyme — protein sequence MYTKANKINGLTPITSEWMEEVMRDKSLIEQLISKYGSPVNLHHLPTFSSNIERFRELFAQYGLRHQIYYARKANKSKALVQKALQSGIGVDTASFRELEQSLALGGTGETLVLTSAIKTKEQYALAIKEQVPIILDNVDECELANTVAVELGKVAIVGFRVSGFKVEDKKLYSRFGFDIELLKQFILENLGAEGTYKNLNIAGLHFHLDGYSTHQRGKALSDCISMLSELNEAGFNLDFIDIGGGILINYLEDEQEWSNFDKQLRVQVASGEGNLTFNQNGLGYELINGNVERSLKTYPYYNNVNGVDFLKQVLEYKESAESSPNFSRLQKNNIEIRIEPGRSLLNQIGMTIAKVAHRKQDAKGQWLVGLEMNMSQMMSSSADFLLDPYLIYEDDFSEESAVDVFFTGAYCLERDVLLKRKITLPQLPKIGDLVAFVNTAGYMMHFFETEAHLFELSTNLSFNNSEKLTVVDFVNDDML from the coding sequence ATGTACACTAAGGCGAATAAGATAAATGGCTTAACACCAATAACCAGTGAATGGATGGAAGAAGTTATGCGCGATAAATCTTTGATTGAACAATTGATTTCAAAATATGGCTCTCCGGTAAACCTTCACCATTTGCCTACTTTTTCAAGTAATATTGAAAGATTTCGCGAACTTTTTGCCCAATATGGTTTAAGACATCAAATTTACTATGCCCGTAAAGCAAACAAAAGCAAAGCACTTGTACAAAAAGCTTTGCAATCTGGGATTGGGGTAGATACCGCAAGTTTTAGAGAATTAGAACAGTCATTAGCGCTGGGAGGTACTGGGGAAACCTTGGTACTTACATCAGCTATCAAAACCAAAGAGCAATATGCTTTAGCCATTAAAGAACAAGTGCCCATTATTTTAGATAATGTTGATGAGTGCGAACTAGCTAATACCGTTGCTGTAGAACTGGGGAAAGTTGCAATTGTAGGTTTTAGAGTAAGCGGATTTAAAGTTGAAGATAAAAAACTTTATAGCCGTTTTGGATTCGATATAGAATTGCTAAAACAGTTTATTCTTGAAAACCTTGGGGCAGAAGGTACATACAAAAACTTAAATATTGCAGGTTTACACTTTCATTTAGACGGTTACTCAACCCATCAGCGTGGAAAAGCTTTAAGTGATTGTATAAGTATGTTAAGTGAATTAAACGAAGCTGGGTTTAATTTAGACTTCATTGATATAGGAGGTGGCATATTGATTAATTATCTGGAAGATGAACAGGAATGGAGCAATTTTGATAAGCAATTAAGGGTACAAGTCGCTTCGGGAGAGGGGAATCTAACCTTTAATCAAAATGGATTGGGATATGAACTTATAAACGGAAATGTAGAACGTTCCCTGAAAACATATCCATATTATAACAACGTAAATGGCGTAGACTTTTTAAAACAAGTACTGGAGTATAAAGAATCTGCCGAGTCTTCGCCTAATTTTTCGAGACTGCAAAAAAACAATATAGAAATACGAATTGAACCTGGTAGATCACTGCTCAATCAAATAGGAATGACGATCGCTAAAGTTGCCCATCGTAAACAAGATGCAAAAGGACAATGGTTGGTTGGATTAGAAATGAATATGAGCCAGATGATGAGTTCTAGTGCAGATTTTCTTCTTGATCCTTATTTGATTTATGAAGATGATTTTTCTGAAGAATCGGCTGTGGACGTTTTTTTTACGGGTGCATACTGTTTAGAAAGAGATGTGCTATTGAAACGCAAAATTACCTTGCCGCAATTACCTAAAATCGGAGATTTGGTGGCCTTTGTGAATACAGCTGGTTATATGATGCACTTTTTTGAAACCGAAGCTCATCTTTTTGAGCTATCTACAAATCTTAGTTTCAATAATTCTGAAAAGTTAACTGTAGTAGATTTTGTAAATGATGATATGCTATAA
- a CDS encoding FAD/NAD(P)-binding protein: MAIIGMGPKGLYALERLLAQIKYNTIDQCIEVHIFNADENFGSGNVYAKNQPSYLIMNYASSNINAWIDETPKPIVQQPLSFIEWLKENKVDKRSNSYLDFAPRAIVGEYLNTVFKELVSNSPESISYYFHPNIVADIKKTGDKFQIKEQSDSNYLSDKIDNVLLTTGHLGAGADFISEQPASSFINFVYPTKTKLKDVKTGKVVIRGFGLTCIDTVLELTEGRAGIFKSGSSNKMKYLPSGKEPNCIYIISRSGLPMFPRNSSEEEIERLVYFTEENIEAALKLSFVDLFLPLIKKEFYFQYYKIAFKIKNLELKFDEDFETVTAQVTEFHSKFPEEEKYCWDQLIDPFHGQATIYNDQLIEYLKFLISEAKKGVHASPIMAAVGTWRKISPIFNKYYSFGRLDAKSHALFDRDYFGLFNRLSYGPPIINTEKLIALAEGGLIDFSRVRNAEIIHNKKNGYELILDKKSSSFRRNAENYDTGKIKIDTVIDARIPRGIDRRPKSLFSNLLTKGLLRSFKNKNNGYYEASAVDINKSGKAINANGTLEDNLSLYGTPTEGVTLDNDTLSRTRNNFASIWAQNVIQDIQNKNKQNLFNNTINVH, translated from the coding sequence GTGGCGATAATAGGGATGGGGCCTAAAGGGCTGTATGCCCTAGAGCGTTTATTAGCTCAAATTAAATATAATACAATAGATCAATGTATCGAAGTGCATATATTTAATGCTGATGAAAATTTTGGTTCGGGCAATGTTTACGCTAAAAATCAACCATCTTATCTGATTATGAATTATGCAAGCAGTAATATAAATGCCTGGATAGATGAAACGCCAAAGCCAATAGTACAGCAACCATTAAGCTTTATAGAGTGGTTAAAAGAAAATAAAGTTGATAAGCGTTCAAATTCATATCTCGATTTTGCTCCACGTGCGATAGTTGGAGAATATTTAAATACTGTTTTTAAGGAATTAGTGAGTAACTCGCCAGAGAGCATTAGCTATTACTTTCATCCAAATATAGTTGCAGATATAAAAAAAACAGGCGATAAATTTCAGATTAAAGAACAATCAGATTCAAATTATCTTAGTGATAAAATCGATAATGTTTTACTAACCACGGGTCATCTTGGGGCAGGAGCAGATTTTATTTCAGAACAACCGGCTTCATCTTTTATTAATTTTGTGTATCCTACGAAAACTAAACTAAAAGATGTAAAGACGGGTAAGGTTGTTATCCGTGGGTTTGGTTTAACCTGCATTGATACCGTTTTAGAACTAACTGAAGGGCGAGCGGGTATCTTTAAATCTGGATCCTCAAATAAAATGAAGTATTTGCCATCGGGTAAAGAACCAAATTGTATTTACATTATTTCAAGATCAGGTTTACCAATGTTTCCTAGAAATAGTAGTGAAGAGGAGATTGAAAGATTGGTTTATTTTACTGAAGAAAATATCGAGGCAGCATTAAAATTATCTTTTGTTGATTTGTTTTTACCTTTAATTAAAAAGGAATTTTATTTTCAGTATTACAAAATTGCATTTAAAATCAAGAATCTTGAGTTGAAATTTGATGAAGATTTTGAAACTGTAACTGCTCAGGTTACCGAATTTCATTCTAAATTTCCTGAAGAAGAAAAGTATTGTTGGGATCAATTAATAGATCCATTTCATGGTCAAGCCACAATTTATAACGATCAATTAATCGAATATCTAAAATTTTTAATTTCAGAAGCAAAAAAGGGTGTGCACGCAAGTCCCATTATGGCAGCTGTGGGCACTTGGCGAAAAATTAGTCCGATCTTCAATAAATATTATAGTTTTGGAAGGCTGGATGCCAAATCACATGCATTGTTTGATCGAGATTATTTTGGTCTTTTCAATCGTCTATCTTACGGCCCACCAATTATAAATACTGAAAAGTTGATTGCTTTAGCTGAAGGAGGTCTTATAGACTTCAGCCGAGTAAGAAATGCAGAGATTATTCATAATAAAAAAAATGGGTACGAATTAATATTGGATAAAAAATCCAGTTCATTCAGAAGAAATGCAGAAAATTATGACACTGGTAAAATAAAGATTGATACCGTTATCGACGCAAGAATACCACGCGGTATAGATAGACGACCTAAATCCTTATTTAGCAATTTGCTGACTAAAGGTCTTCTGCGCAGTTTTAAAAATAAGAATAACGGCTATTACGAGGCTAGTGCTGTCGATATTAATAAATCTGGTAAAGCCATCAATGCAAACGGAACTTTAGAAGATAACCTGTCACTTTATGGAACACCAACAGAAGGAGTGACGCTAGATAATGATACGTTATCCAGAACTCGAAATAATTTTGCGTCTATATGGGCTCAAAATGTAATTCAGGATATTCAAAATAAAAATAAACAGAACTTATTTAATAATACAATTAATGTACACTAA
- the sbnA gene encoding 2,3-diaminopropionate biosynthesis protein SbnA, which yields MILDKIKNNHSIIDAIGDTPLIHLHKMFLDSKINFYGKLEAANPSGSLKDRTSAFILQNALEEGKIRPGDTVIESSSGNMALGLAQACLYLKLKLIVVVDPHINKHTEKLLLAYGAKIEYVTKPSKKGGFLAARLDKVQELLKAIPNSFWTNQYGNPDNPLAHHKTIEEIMIALEGDVDYIFVSASTCGTLMGYADYILENNLKTKLIAVDAKGSVLFGGEAKKRLIPGHGAAVPSQFLRKERIYDYLAVSDLDCIEGCWSLLKSEGILCGGSTGGVVTAIKNYIAKIDDSSNCVFLLCDKGERYLDTIYNPDWIQVNFPDYKSIENSEIGW from the coding sequence ATGATATTAGATAAAATCAAAAACAATCATAGTATAATAGATGCTATTGGCGATACTCCATTAATCCATCTTCATAAAATGTTCTTAGACTCTAAGATTAATTTTTATGGAAAATTAGAAGCAGCGAATCCTTCTGGTAGTCTTAAAGATAGAACTTCTGCTTTTATTCTTCAAAATGCTTTAGAGGAAGGTAAAATTAGGCCAGGGGATACTGTAATCGAATCTAGCTCTGGGAATATGGCTTTAGGCCTGGCGCAGGCATGTTTATATTTGAAACTGAAATTGATTGTAGTGGTAGATCCACATATTAATAAACATACTGAAAAATTGCTTTTAGCGTATGGCGCAAAGATTGAATATGTTACCAAACCATCCAAAAAAGGAGGTTTTCTGGCTGCAAGATTAGACAAAGTACAGGAGCTTTTAAAAGCTATTCCAAATAGTTTTTGGACAAATCAATACGGAAATCCAGATAATCCTTTGGCGCATCATAAAACGATAGAAGAGATTATGATCGCATTAGAAGGTGATGTAGATTATATATTTGTTTCTGCGAGTACATGTGGTACTTTAATGGGATATGCAGATTATATTTTAGAAAATAATCTTAAGACCAAATTAATTGCTGTAGATGCAAAGGGAAGCGTCTTGTTTGGAGGAGAGGCTAAAAAACGATTAATCCCAGGTCATGGGGCTGCAGTGCCTTCACAATTTCTTCGGAAAGAAAGAATTTATGATTATCTAGCGGTAAGCGATCTAGATTGTATAGAAGGATGCTGGTCACTACTTAAATCTGAAGGAATTTTGTGCGGTGGTTCTACAGGAGGTGTGGTTACCGCCATTAAAAACTATATTGCGAAGATTGATGATTCAAGTAATTGTGTGTTTCTTTTATGTGACAAGGGCGAGCGGTATTTAGATACGATCTATAATCCAGATTGGATACAAGTAAACTTTCCAGATTATAAATCAATTGAAAATTCGGAAATCGGGTGGTAG